In one Ignavibacteriota bacterium genomic region, the following are encoded:
- a CDS encoding TonB-dependent receptor, producing MFGKNQAFYLMVIFLLIITVSNNFSQNSSLRGVVVDSQTKDPLPGANVILVGTSIGSATDIEGKFLIRNISSGQYKLKATYVGYDAKEMSVNLVAGKTIEIEFELKAVSVEGETVVVTAQASGQKEAINQQLSSIQIKNVVSMARIQELPDANAAESVARLPGVSLIREGGEGSKVVIRGLSPQYNQVTIDGVELPGNVVSNDPTEQSSIVGDRATNLSMISSSMLGGIEVIKAITPDMDAAVLGGVVNFGLRKAIKDESGNPTFGLTTQGSYNGLKETYNDYMLVGSYEQRFFDQSFGVFLQGSAEKRNRSSNSLGAGYILEDKTHGDAGIPNINSVNLTDVFSEKERQGATLVLDFAHENGEIGMMNFFSRSDTKSLFRRQDLSLISDDLNYSATDSRNELNIITNLLSIKQEIPIFHVDLKLSHTYSESKNPQDMTFSFWQDNAGLSGLGNLTKLHPQKLASLSVPNSANTAFSGISTSENFTTDRALAAAVDFQTEFIISDYLTAKVKFGGSLQHRNRTYDFNTANGSFLYSGSQAGLDAIFDKYPDLILTSGRIGLENFIDESYDYGNFLGGDYEIAYPLGFDLMYDILDIAAKVPGSKGYEGYKVDLHGSRLYDYHGTENKSAAYVMATFSIGENITILPGVRYQNLTTDYFAYRGKVVSGGIQYTDTTVTKPHGYLLPALHIRYKPLPWLQLHFAYTNTLNYPDFNAIIPRYNIGTSAISYNNYNLKPATSENFDLVLSVYNNEIGLLTFNGFKKKVENLIFASNTYKTDLSDYPDLPQEGNRLFAFSTFINNPIPIDVYGIETDWQTHFWYLPEPFSNIVFNINYTHIFSEASYPKSELINEYNENGELVSTIVDTFYTTRMLNQPNDIMNISIGYDYRGFSGRISMLYQDNIFKSPAFWMQERVNSDKYTRWDLSLKQELPWYGIQLFVNLNNITSEEDVDLNLKNKYPVSRERYGMTGDIGLRINL from the coding sequence ATGTTTGGTAAAAATCAAGCATTTTATTTAATGGTTATATTTTTATTAATAATCACTGTATCAAATAATTTTTCCCAAAATTCAAGTTTGCGCGGGGTAGTGGTAGATAGTCAAACTAAAGATCCTTTACCCGGAGCGAACGTAATTTTAGTAGGTACCAGCATTGGATCCGCTACAGATATAGAAGGAAAATTTTTAATTAGAAATATTTCGAGCGGACAGTATAAACTTAAAGCTACTTATGTAGGATATGACGCAAAAGAAATGAGCGTTAATTTGGTTGCCGGCAAAACAATAGAAATAGAATTTGAATTAAAAGCCGTAAGCGTTGAAGGTGAAACAGTAGTAGTAACCGCCCAAGCAAGCGGACAAAAAGAAGCGATTAACCAGCAATTGTCATCAATACAAATAAAGAACGTTGTTTCGATGGCAAGAATACAGGAATTGCCCGACGCGAACGCAGCGGAATCAGTAGCAAGATTACCCGGAGTATCATTGATAAGAGAAGGCGGAGAAGGCTCCAAGGTTGTAATTAGAGGTTTATCTCCTCAATATAACCAGGTAACAATAGACGGAGTTGAATTGCCCGGAAATGTTGTTTCAAACGATCCAACTGAACAATCATCAATAGTTGGAGACAGAGCGACAAATTTGAGTATGATATCATCCAGTATGCTTGGGGGAATTGAAGTAATAAAAGCGATAACTCCAGATATGGATGCTGCTGTACTAGGTGGCGTTGTAAATTTTGGATTAAGAAAAGCAATCAAAGATGAAAGTGGAAATCCTACATTCGGATTAACAACACAAGGAAGTTATAACGGATTAAAAGAGACATATAATGATTATATGCTGGTTGGCTCCTATGAACAAAGATTTTTCGATCAGAGCTTCGGAGTATTTTTACAGGGATCCGCAGAGAAAAGAAATAGAAGCTCAAACAGCTTAGGTGCCGGATATATATTGGAAGATAAGACACATGGAGACGCGGGCATACCTAACATTAACTCTGTAAATTTAACAGATGTTTTTAGTGAGAAAGAACGTCAAGGTGCTACTTTGGTTTTAGATTTTGCACATGAAAACGGCGAAATAGGAATGATGAACTTTTTCAGCAGAAGTGATACAAAATCATTATTTAGAAGACAAGATTTATCTCTAATTTCGGATGATTTAAATTATTCAGCAACTGACTCAAGAAATGAATTAAATATAATTACAAACTTACTCAGCATAAAACAAGAAATACCCATATTCCACGTTGATTTAAAATTATCACATACTTATTCAGAGAGTAAAAATCCGCAGGACATGACTTTTTCGTTTTGGCAAGATAATGCGGGCTTATCTGGTCTTGGTAATTTAACAAAACTACATCCGCAAAAATTAGCTTCATTATCGGTTCCAAATTCAGCGAATACTGCTTTTAGCGGAATAAGTACTTCTGAAAATTTTACAACCGACAGAGCATTAGCCGCAGCTGTCGATTTTCAAACGGAATTTATAATCTCAGATTATTTAACTGCAAAAGTTAAATTCGGCGGAAGTTTACAACATAGAAATAGAACTTATGATTTTAATACTGCTAACGGTTCATTCTTATATTCAGGTAGTCAAGCAGGTTTAGATGCGATATTTGATAAATATCCCGATTTAATTTTAACAAGCGGACGAATTGGACTAGAAAACTTTATTGATGAATCGTATGATTACGGTAATTTTTTGGGTGGCGATTATGAAATAGCTTATCCTTTAGGTTTTGATCTAATGTATGATATTTTAGATATCGCAGCGAAGGTTCCTGGTTCAAAGGGTTATGAAGGTTACAAAGTAGATCTGCATGGTTCAAGATTATATGATTACCATGGAACTGAAAATAAAAGCGCCGCATATGTTATGGCAACTTTTAGTATAGGCGAAAATATTACTATTTTACCAGGTGTTCGTTACCAAAATCTTACTACAGATTATTTTGCATATAGAGGAAAAGTAGTTTCAGGCGGAATACAATATACTGATACTACTGTTACAAAACCCCATGGATATTTATTGCCGGCATTGCACATTAGGTATAAACCATTGCCATGGCTCCAATTACATTTTGCTTACACAAATACTCTTAACTATCCGGATTTTAATGCTATTATTCCAAGGTATAATATTGGTACTAGTGCTATTTCGTATAATAACTATAATCTAAAACCGGCAACATCTGAAAATTTTGATTTAGTATTATCGGTTTACAATAATGAAATTGGATTATTAACTTTTAATGGATTTAAGAAGAAAGTTGAAAATTTAATTTTTGCGTCAAATACTTATAAGACTGATCTTAGTGATTATCCTGATTTACCGCAAGAAGGCAATAGACTTTTTGCATTCAGCACATTTATAAATAATCCAATTCCAATTGATGTTTATGGAATTGAAACCGACTGGCAGACTCATTTCTGGTATTTACCAGAACCATTCTCAAATATAGTTTTCAATATCAACTATACTCATATTTTCTCTGAAGCAAGTTATCCTAAGAGTGAATTAATAAATGAATATAACGAGAATGGCGAACTTGTTTCTACAATTGTAGATACATTTTATACGACAAGAATGTTGAACCAGCCGAATGATATTATGAATATTTCAATTGGCTATGATTACAGAGGATTTTCAGGCAGAATTTCGATGTTGTATCAGGACAATATTTTCAAAAGTCCGGCTTTCTGGATGCAGGAAAGAGTAAATTCCGATAAATATACCAGATGGGATTTATCCTTAAAACAAGAATTGCCTTGGTACGGAATTCAATTATTTGTGAATTTAAACAATATTACAAGCGAAGAAGATGTTGATCTTAACTTAAAGAATAAATATCCAGTTTCCCGTGAAAGATATGGCATGACTGGTGATATAGGTTTGAGAATTAATTTATAA
- a CDS encoding T9SS type A sorting domain-containing protein, with product MKKMLLFSFLLIAAVMLAVPAQVAAQDIVDVAVLPPGNINTVINGDTLAGGVRAHPDRIYRLKRGSIYQVTEPLRINGNLTIIATDVDGDPNAAANRPPVLAPAILADNSSVGGFFDFIGEGAKIDLSDLYLLAIRADQNWLGWGEGMVIRADHISLKMRRVIMEGWSNVAINPSGQWHKIDVQDCYFRNNQHTGSWFGGQVMRGPGGVASDTIIFKNNTFFANSSYIFDVRGFDKLSVFEHNTCVFGIVNPFLIRQASNLHMKNNVFYSMHSFGGNPTHVIDGWFLNYPDTASSTIWRVRGRDSVSYWSQLWGSTISGPEAFVNDAVGATADLFNPANRVTDAQNNAYYFPQALNDFIDAYNDTTTIADSIGIPVMGGTSKKDLVRRVIKKSGWISEYAQWTLDELLPSVGTSVTHQNNESNDPGFASDVADHISEVNNYIHEISTGTIDEVTWHYLPASGNLYPPTWPVPENLAYTNAAMQSAGTDGFALGDLNWFPSQKAEWLTGVEKVGKEIPNNFELVQNYPNPFNPTTNIDFKIAATSSVKLVVYNILGQRIKTLVNDKLQAGNYQIVWNGTDELGNKVASGNYLLSLETDNFRATKKMALLK from the coding sequence ATGAAAAAAATGCTTTTGTTTTCCTTTCTTCTAATTGCTGCAGTGATGTTAGCTGTTCCTGCGCAAGTTGCTGCACAAGATATCGTGGACGTAGCTGTACTTCCTCCCGGAAATATTAACACCGTTATTAATGGTGATACTTTAGCCGGTGGAGTAAGAGCTCATCCAGATCGTATCTACAGATTAAAAAGAGGTTCTATCTATCAAGTAACTGAACCTCTAAGAATTAATGGTAACCTTACAATTATTGCTACTGACGTTGACGGTGATCCTAACGCAGCAGCAAACAGACCTCCAGTTCTTGCTCCTGCAATTCTTGCAGATAACTCTTCAGTTGGCGGTTTCTTTGATTTTATTGGTGAAGGTGCCAAAATTGATTTAAGTGATCTTTATCTTCTAGCTATCAGAGCTGACCAAAACTGGTTAGGCTGGGGCGAAGGTATGGTTATCCGCGCTGATCATATTTCTTTGAAAATGCGTCGTGTAATCATGGAAGGTTGGTCAAACGTTGCTATTAATCCAAGTGGACAATGGCATAAAATTGACGTTCAAGACTGTTACTTCAGAAATAACCAACATACCGGTTCTTGGTTTGGCGGTCAAGTTATGAGAGGTCCTGGCGGTGTTGCTTCAGATACAATTATTTTCAAAAACAATACTTTCTTTGCTAACAGCTCTTATATTTTTGACGTAAGAGGTTTTGACAAATTATCTGTATTCGAACATAACACTTGCGTATTCGGAATTGTTAACCCATTCCTAATTCGTCAAGCTTCAAACCTTCATATGAAAAATAATGTGTTCTATTCAATGCATTCATTCGGTGGAAACCCGACACACGTTATTGACGGTTGGTTCTTAAATTATCCTGATACAGCTTCAAGTACAATTTGGAGAGTTAGAGGACGTGATTCAGTTAGTTATTGGTCACAATTATGGGGTTCAACAATTAGCGGTCCTGAAGCATTCGTAAATGATGCTGTTGGAGCAACTGCTGATTTATTCAACCCAGCAAACAGAGTTACAGACGCACAAAACAACGCTTATTATTTCCCACAAGCATTAAACGATTTTATTGATGCTTATAATGATACTACAACTATTGCTGATTCTATCGGAATCCCGGTAATGGGTGGAACATCGAAAAAAGATTTAGTAAGAAGAGTGATCAAAAAATCAGGTTGGATCAGCGAATATGCTCAATGGACACTTGATGAATTATTACCTTCAGTTGGTACTTCAGTAACTCATCAAAATAACGAATCAAATGATCCTGGTTTTGCATCTGATGTTGCAGATCATATCAGCGAAGTAAATAATTATATTCATGAGATCAGCACCGGAACAATCGATGAAGTTACCTGGCATTATTTACCAGCAAGTGGTAATTTATATCCACCAACATGGCCGGTTCCTGAAAACTTAGCATATACAAATGCAGCTATGCAAAGTGCAGGAACAGATGGTTTTGCTCTTGGTGATTTGAACTGGTTCCCATCTCAAAAAGCTGAATGGTTAACTGGAGTTGAAAAAGTTGGTAAAGAAATTCCAAATAATTTTGAATTAGTTCAAAATTATCCTAACCCATTCAACCCAACAACAAACATTGATTTCAAAATTGCAGCTACAAGCTCAGTTAAATTAGTTGTTTATAATATTCTTGGACAAAGAATTAAAACATTAGTTAACGATAAATTGCAAGCTGGTAATTATCAAATAGTTTGGAATGGTACAGATGAATTAGGTAACAAAGTTGCTAGTGGAAATTATTTATTAAGCTTAGAAACAGATAATTTTAGAGCAACAAAGAAAATGGCTCTCTTGAAATAA
- a CDS encoding C69 family dipeptidase, with amino-acid sequence MKYKIFCLILLNAFSLNILFAQQNIDLNCLTIIVGKNASSDGSVIVAHNEDDWGKQIVNLYKSPQRIHNEDEIITLDNGGKINQIKNTNGFIWIELPGMSVSDTYLNDKGVLITSDGCPSREDKPDSTDGGILYWIRRIIAERAESAKQGVKLAGKLIEHYGYASPGRSYTIADKNEAWVLAVVHGKYWVAQRVPDNQISVIPNYYTIREINLADTNNFLGSSDIISYAEKRGWYNSENNEKFDFAEVYTSKNSINHPGNINRIWRGINLLSENEFNIKDKFPFSFKPFKKVEVTDLMNILRDHYENSELDESKFYKFGNPHYKNYATICSEATQYSFVAQLRNNLPVEIGSILWFTYYRPCLNLFTPIYLGINDFPNDFNYTDEQQAIKFHLHPKEEIFDSNSALKYWDFVKLTNYVDKDFLTFYPSVKSQKDILQNDLIIETKRFENRVMEIYLKDRESALDMVSGFSKDKLIQIHNTSKEFLNSIKIRK; translated from the coding sequence ATGAAATATAAAATATTTTGTTTGATTTTGCTTAACGCATTTAGTCTGAATATATTATTTGCGCAGCAGAATATTGACCTCAATTGTTTGACAATTATTGTAGGTAAAAATGCTTCTTCTGACGGATCAGTTATCGTTGCTCACAATGAAGATGATTGGGGAAAGCAAATTGTTAATCTTTATAAGTCGCCTCAAAGAATTCATAATGAAGATGAAATAATTACTTTAGATAATGGCGGAAAAATTAATCAAATAAAAAATACCAACGGATTCATTTGGATTGAACTTCCCGGTATGAGTGTTTCAGATACGTACCTAAATGATAAAGGTGTTCTCATTACATCCGACGGTTGTCCATCACGCGAAGATAAACCGGATTCGACCGATGGCGGAATTTTATATTGGATTAGAAGAATTATTGCAGAACGGGCGGAAAGCGCAAAACAAGGCGTTAAATTAGCGGGAAAATTAATTGAACATTATGGATATGCTTCTCCGGGCAGATCATACACAATTGCCGATAAAAATGAAGCTTGGGTATTAGCAGTTGTGCACGGCAAATATTGGGTCGCACAACGAGTGCCGGATAATCAAATCTCGGTTATTCCTAATTATTACACAATTAGAGAAATTAATTTGGCAGATACTAATAATTTTTTGGGCTCAAGCGACATAATTTCATACGCGGAAAAGAGAGGATGGTATAATTCTGAGAACAATGAAAAATTTGATTTTGCCGAAGTTTATACTTCAAAAAATTCAATAAATCATCCAGGTAATATTAATAGAATATGGCGCGGAATTAATTTACTCTCGGAAAATGAATTTAACATAAAAGATAAATTTCCATTTTCGTTTAAACCTTTTAAGAAAGTTGAAGTCACTGATCTAATGAACATTCTTAGAGATCATTATGAAAATAGTGAATTGGATGAATCAAAGTTTTATAAATTCGGTAATCCTCATTATAAAAATTACGCTACAATTTGCAGTGAAGCTACGCAGTATAGTTTTGTCGCTCAGCTTAGAAATAATCTGCCCGTTGAAATTGGCTCAATACTGTGGTTCACATATTATAGACCTTGTTTAAATTTATTTACTCCAATTTATTTGGGAATAAATGATTTCCCAAATGACTTTAATTATACAGATGAACAGCAGGCAATTAAATTTCATTTGCATCCGAAAGAAGAAATATTTGATTCTAATTCGGCGCTTAAATATTGGGATTTTGTAAAGCTTACAAATTATGTTGACAAAGATTTCCTGACTTTTTATCCTAGCGTAAAATCCCAAAAAGATATTTTACAGAATGATTTAATCATTGAAACAAAAAGATTTGAAAATAGAGTAATGGAAATTTATTTAAAGGATCGCGAATCGGCTTTGGATATGGTCAGCGGCTTTTCAAAAGATAAATTAATTCAAATTCATAACACTTCTAAAGAATTTTTAAATTCAATCAAAATAAGAAAATGA
- a CDS encoding glycoside hydrolase family 125 protein, giving the protein MDGKITRRNFIKNTAAISSISMLGFSSVDKLFASDNFISQRPAKDNRKFTSEAVDNAIKEIKNKIADDELAWMFENCFPNTLDTTVQYEEINGKPDTFVITGDIHAMWLRDSSAQVWPYLNLINEDPKLKKLIAGVINRQSKCILIDPYANAFNYSNEGSYWQSDLTDMKLELHERKWEIDSLCYPIRLAYGYWRETKDTSVFDENWLKAMNLVVKTFIEQQRKDNLGPYKFQRVSAVSTDTVPLSGYGNPAKPNGMINSSFRPSDDSCIFNYLVPSNLFALQSLKQLKEILIKVVNDAQLTEECSKLINELEESIHKYAISEHLKYGKVYAFEVDGFGNMLFMDDANVPSLLALPYIGGVDQNDEVYQNTRNFIFSEDNPYFFKGKYGEGIGGPHVGLNMIWPLAITMRALTSNDDEEIKTCLSTLKKTHAGTGFMHETFHKDDPSNFTRKWFAWANTLFGELIFNLYKTKPHLLKNTY; this is encoded by the coding sequence ATGGATGGCAAAATAACAAGAAGAAATTTCATTAAAAATACTGCTGCTATTTCAAGCATATCTATGCTGGGATTTTCATCAGTCGATAAATTATTTGCGTCGGATAATTTTATTTCGCAGCGTCCGGCTAAAGATAATAGAAAATTTACAAGCGAAGCCGTAGATAATGCAATAAAGGAAATTAAAAATAAAATTGCGGATGATGAATTAGCCTGGATGTTTGAAAATTGTTTCCCTAATACGTTGGACACGACTGTTCAGTATGAAGAAATTAACGGGAAACCGGATACTTTTGTTATAACCGGCGACATTCACGCAATGTGGTTAAGGGATTCTTCCGCTCAGGTTTGGCCTTATCTTAATTTAATTAATGAAGACCCAAAATTAAAAAAACTTATTGCTGGTGTTATTAACCGCCAGTCAAAATGCATATTGATTGACCCTTACGCAAACGCGTTTAATTACAGCAATGAAGGGAGTTACTGGCAATCGGATTTAACCGACATGAAACTGGAACTTCATGAACGTAAATGGGAAATAGATTCTTTATGCTATCCAATTCGTCTGGCTTATGGATATTGGAGAGAAACAAAGGATACTTCCGTATTTGATGAAAACTGGTTAAAGGCAATGAATTTAGTAGTTAAGACCTTTATTGAACAGCAAAGAAAAGATAATTTGGGTCCTTATAAATTTCAAAGAGTTTCCGCCGTATCAACAGATACTGTTCCATTGAGCGGTTACGGAAATCCAGCTAAACCAAACGGAATGATAAATTCAAGTTTTAGACCATCAGACGATTCATGTATTTTTAATTATTTAGTTCCTTCAAATCTTTTTGCTCTTCAATCCTTAAAACAATTGAAGGAAATTTTAATTAAAGTTGTAAATGACGCGCAGTTAACGGAAGAGTGCAGTAAACTTATCAATGAGTTAGAGGAAAGTATCCATAAATACGCAATAAGTGAACATTTAAAATACGGCAAAGTTTATGCTTTTGAAGTAGATGGATTCGGCAATATGTTATTTATGGATGACGCTAATGTGCCTAGTTTGCTTGCGCTTCCTTATATCGGCGGTGTTGATCAAAATGATGAAGTTTATCAAAATACCCGTAATTTTATTTTTAGCGAAGATAATCCTTATTTCTTCAAAGGTAAATATGGCGAAGGAATCGGCGGACCTCACGTTGGATTAAATATGATTTGGCCATTGGCAATTACAATGAGAGCGTTGACTTCTAATGACGATGAAGAAATTAAAACTTGCCTTTCAACATTAAAGAAAACCCATGCAGGAACCGGATTTATGCATGAAACATTTCACAAAGACGATCCATCGAATTTTACGCGTAAATGGTTTGCCTGGGCTAATACTTTATTCGGAGAATTAATTTTTAATCTGTATAAAACTAAACCTCATCTATTGAAAAATACTTATTGA